In Streptomyces durocortorensis, a genomic segment contains:
- a CDS encoding acyl-CoA synthetase, with amino-acid sequence MTGVRSSTVDGVLTRSARRTPARSAVRYADRAWTYRSLDAAVSTAAAVLTDEHALAPGDRVAAYAHNSDAYLIAFLACCRAGLVHVPVNQNLTGDDLAYLLDQSGSALVLTDPDLAERVPAGHPVRTLRDAPGSLLEALATERPFTPEHAPASGDLVQLLYTSGTTALPKGAMMTHGALVHEYVSAITALGLTATDRPLHSLPLYHSAQMHVFLLPYLAVGAENTILDAPDATRIFDLVEAGLADSLFAPPTVWIGLANNPEFTARDLTGLRKAFYGASIMPVPVLERLRERLPRLAFHNCFGQSEIGPLATVLGPDEHEGRMESCGRPVLFVEARVVDEKGEDVPDGTPGEVVYRSPQLCSGYWDKPEETAAAFRDGWFHSGDLAVRDTEGFLTVVDRVKDVINSGGVLVASRQVEDALYTHPAVAETAVIGLPDDRWIEAVTAVVVLRGEADEAELIAHARERLTAFKAPKRVVFVDALPRNASGKILKRQLRDELA; translated from the coding sequence ATGACCGGTGTACGCAGCAGCACAGTCGACGGCGTCCTCACCCGCAGCGCCCGGCGCACCCCCGCACGCAGCGCCGTGCGGTACGCCGACCGGGCCTGGACCTACCGCTCCCTGGACGCCGCGGTCTCCACGGCCGCCGCCGTCCTCACCGACGAGCACGCACTTGCCCCCGGCGACCGGGTGGCCGCCTACGCCCACAACTCCGACGCCTATCTGATCGCCTTCCTCGCCTGCTGCCGGGCCGGGCTGGTGCACGTCCCGGTCAACCAGAACCTCACCGGCGACGACCTGGCCTACCTCCTGGACCAGTCAGGATCCGCGCTCGTCCTCACCGACCCGGATCTCGCGGAACGCGTTCCCGCGGGCCACCCCGTACGTACCCTGCGCGACGCGCCCGGCTCGCTGCTGGAGGCCCTGGCCACCGAGCGGCCCTTCACCCCGGAGCACGCTCCCGCCTCCGGCGACCTGGTGCAGCTGCTCTACACCTCCGGCACCACCGCCCTGCCCAAGGGCGCGATGATGACACACGGAGCCCTGGTCCACGAGTACGTCAGTGCCATCACCGCCCTCGGCCTAACCGCCACCGACCGGCCCCTGCACTCCCTGCCGCTCTACCACTCCGCCCAGATGCATGTGTTCCTGCTGCCGTATCTGGCGGTGGGCGCGGAGAACACCATCCTCGACGCGCCGGACGCCACCCGGATCTTCGACCTCGTCGAAGCGGGCCTGGCCGACAGCCTGTTCGCCCCGCCCACCGTCTGGATCGGCCTCGCCAACAACCCGGAGTTCACCGCCCGTGACCTCACCGGTCTCCGCAAGGCGTTCTACGGGGCCTCGATCATGCCCGTACCCGTCCTGGAGCGGCTGCGCGAACGCCTGCCGCGCCTGGCCTTCCACAACTGCTTCGGCCAGAGCGAGATCGGGCCGCTGGCCACGGTCCTCGGCCCCGACGAGCACGAGGGGCGGATGGAGTCCTGCGGCAGGCCCGTCCTCTTCGTCGAAGCCCGGGTCGTCGACGAGAAGGGCGAGGACGTCCCGGACGGCACCCCCGGCGAGGTCGTCTACCGCTCGCCCCAACTGTGCTCCGGCTACTGGGACAAGCCCGAGGAGACGGCGGCAGCCTTCCGCGACGGCTGGTTCCACTCCGGCGACCTCGCCGTCCGCGACACCGAGGGCTTCCTCACCGTCGTCGACCGGGTCAAGGACGTCATCAACTCCGGCGGCGTTCTCGTCGCCTCCCGGCAGGTCGAGGACGCCCTCTACACCCACCCCGCCGTCGCCGAGACCGCCGTCATCGGACTGCCGGACGACCGCTGGATCGAGGCCGTCACCGCCGTCGTCGTCCTGCGAGGCGAGGCGGACGAGGCCGAACTCATCGCCCACGCCCGCGAGAGGCTCACCGCCTTCAAGGCGCCCAAGCGGGTCGTGTTCGTGGACGCACTCCCGCGCAACGCCAGCGGAAAGATCCTCAAGCGGCAACTGCGGGACGAGCTGGCCTGA
- the melC1 gene encoding apotyrosinase chaperone MelC1, with amino-acid sequence MSRITRRRALGASAGALAGLAVAGVASAAGPSATPAPRATAAERAAFDEVYQGRRIQGAPSHHGGHHDHGSGYQVHIDGKELHVMRNADGTWISVVNHYETFATPLAVARAAVAELQGAALVPLALA; translated from the coding sequence ATGTCCAGAATCACCCGCCGACGCGCACTGGGCGCCTCCGCCGGAGCCCTCGCCGGACTCGCCGTCGCCGGCGTGGCCAGCGCCGCCGGCCCTTCCGCCACCCCCGCACCTCGGGCTACAGCCGCGGAACGAGCCGCCTTCGACGAGGTCTACCAGGGCCGCCGCATACAGGGAGCACCCTCCCACCACGGCGGACACCACGACCACGGCAGCGGCTACCAGGTGCACATCGACGGCAAGGAGCTGCATGTGATGCGCAACGCCGATGGCACCTGGATCAGCGTTGTCAACCACTACGAGACCTTCGCCACCCCGCTCGCCGTGGCCCGCGCCGCCGTCGCCGAGCTTCAGGGCGCCGCACTCGTCCCTCTCGCCCTCGCCTGA
- a CDS encoding acyl-CoA synthetase codes for MSQPPNGFWAQAAADPDRTVLIAPGGEEWSAGRLHADVNRMVHGLRAAGLREGDAFAVVLPNGVELLTAYLAASQAGFYLVPVNHHLVGPEIAWIVADSGARALIAHERFAAAATAAADEAELPAGHRYGVGAVPGSRPYAELLEGHPVSPPEGRTLGWVMNYTSGTTGRPRGIRRPLPGKRPEETYLGGFLGIFGIRPFDDNVHLVCSPLYHTAVLQFAGAALHIGHPLVLMDGWAPEEMLRLIDAHRCTHTHMVPTQFHRLLALPDEVKARYDVSSMRHAIHGAAPCPDHVKRAMIEWWGSCVEEYYAASEGGGAFATAEDWLKKPGTVGRAWPISELAVFDDDGNRLPPGELGTVYMKMSTGGFSYHKDETKTRRNRIGDFFTVGDLGVLDAEGYLFLRDRKIDMIIAGGVNIYPAEIESALLTHPAVADAAAFGIPHADRGEEVKAVIEPAEGHEPGEALAAEILAHCEERLAGYKRPRSVDFIAAMPRDPNGKLYKRRLREPYWEGFERPL; via the coding sequence GTGAGCCAGCCCCCCAACGGCTTCTGGGCCCAGGCCGCCGCCGACCCCGACCGCACGGTACTGATCGCCCCCGGCGGCGAGGAGTGGAGCGCGGGCCGGCTGCACGCCGACGTCAACCGCATGGTCCACGGACTGCGCGCGGCGGGACTGCGCGAGGGCGACGCGTTCGCCGTCGTGCTGCCCAACGGCGTCGAACTCCTCACCGCCTACCTCGCCGCATCCCAGGCGGGCTTCTACCTCGTCCCCGTCAACCACCACCTCGTCGGCCCCGAGATCGCCTGGATCGTCGCCGACTCGGGTGCCCGGGCCCTGATCGCCCACGAACGCTTCGCGGCCGCCGCGACCGCCGCCGCCGACGAGGCGGAGCTGCCGGCCGGTCACCGCTACGGCGTCGGCGCGGTACCCGGCAGCCGCCCGTACGCCGAGCTCCTCGAAGGGCACCCCGTGAGCCCGCCCGAGGGGCGCACCCTCGGCTGGGTCATGAACTACACCTCCGGCACCACCGGCCGTCCGCGCGGCATCCGCCGACCGCTGCCGGGCAAGCGGCCCGAGGAGACCTATCTCGGCGGGTTCCTCGGCATCTTCGGCATCCGGCCCTTCGACGACAACGTCCACCTGGTCTGCTCGCCGCTCTACCACACCGCCGTACTCCAGTTCGCGGGCGCCGCACTCCACATCGGCCACCCGCTCGTCCTGATGGACGGCTGGGCGCCCGAGGAGATGCTCCGCCTCATCGACGCGCACCGCTGCACCCACACCCATATGGTCCCGACCCAGTTTCACCGGCTGCTCGCGCTGCCCGACGAGGTGAAGGCCCGCTACGACGTCTCCTCCATGCGGCACGCGATCCACGGGGCGGCCCCGTGCCCCGACCATGTGAAGCGGGCCATGATCGAGTGGTGGGGGAGCTGCGTCGAGGAGTACTACGCGGCGAGCGAGGGCGGCGGGGCGTTCGCCACCGCCGAGGACTGGCTGAAGAAGCCCGGCACCGTCGGCAGGGCCTGGCCGATCAGCGAGCTGGCCGTCTTCGACGACGACGGCAACCGCCTGCCGCCCGGCGAACTGGGCACCGTCTACATGAAGATGAGCACCGGCGGCTTCAGCTACCACAAGGACGAGACCAAGACCCGCAGAAACCGCATCGGCGACTTCTTCACCGTCGGCGACCTCGGCGTGCTGGACGCGGAGGGCTATCTCTTCCTCCGCGACCGGAAGATCGACATGATTATCGCCGGTGGCGTCAACATCTACCCCGCCGAGATCGAGTCCGCCCTGCTCACCCACCCCGCCGTCGCGGACGCCGCCGCCTTCGGCATCCCGCACGCCGACCGGGGCGAGGAGGTCAAGGCCGTCATAGAACCGGCGGAGGGCCACGAGCCGGGCGAGGCGCTCGCCGCCGAGATCCTCGCCCACTGCGAGGAGCGGCTCGCCGGGTACAAGCGCCCCCGGAGCGTCGACTTCATCGCCGCCATGCCCCGCGACCCCAACGGCAAGCTCTACAAACGGCGGCTGCGCGAGCCGTACTGGGAGGGCTTCGAGCGCCCGTTGTAG
- the melC2 gene encoding tyrosinase MelC2 — MTVRKNQANLTATEKKRFVDALLELKRSGRYDTFVTTHNAFIMSDTDNGERVGHRSPSFLPWHRRFLIQFEQALQSVDASVALPYWDWAADRTAASSLWADDFLGGTGRSRDGRVMTGPFASDAGRWPITVRVDGRSYLRRDLGAGGRQLPTRAEVDSVLAMSTYDTAPWNSASDGFRNHLEGWRGVNLHNRVHVWVGGQMATGVSPNDPVFWLHHAYIDKLWTDWQARHPNSPYLPATGTADVVDLHGTMRPWNDVTPADMLDHIPHYTYDTPA, encoded by the coding sequence ATGACCGTACGCAAGAACCAGGCGAACCTCACCGCCACCGAGAAGAAGCGCTTCGTAGACGCCCTGTTGGAGCTCAAGCGCAGCGGCCGCTACGACACGTTCGTCACCACGCACAACGCCTTCATCATGAGCGACACGGACAACGGTGAGCGGGTCGGCCACCGTTCGCCCTCGTTCCTGCCGTGGCACCGCAGATTCCTCATACAGTTCGAGCAGGCACTCCAGTCCGTGGACGCGTCCGTGGCGCTGCCGTACTGGGACTGGGCCGCCGACCGCACCGCCGCGTCCTCGCTCTGGGCGGACGACTTCCTTGGCGGTACCGGGCGGAGCAGAGACGGCCGGGTGATGACCGGACCCTTCGCGTCGGACGCGGGCAGATGGCCCATCACCGTACGCGTGGACGGGCGCAGCTACCTCCGCCGCGACCTCGGAGCCGGCGGCCGGCAGCTGCCGACCCGGGCCGAGGTCGACTCGGTGCTCGCCATGAGCACATACGACACCGCGCCGTGGAACAGCGCGTCGGACGGCTTCCGCAACCATCTGGAGGGCTGGCGCGGCGTCAATCTGCACAACCGGGTCCATGTGTGGGTCGGCGGCCAGATGGCCACCGGAGTCTCGCCCAACGACCCGGTGTTCTGGCTGCACCACGCCTACATCGACAAGCTGTGGACCGACTGGCAGGCGCGCCACCCGAACTCGCCCTACCTCCCGGCCACGGGCACCGCCGACGTGGTGGATCTGCATGGCACCATGCGCCCGTGGAACGACGTGACACCGGCCGACATGCTCGACCACATCCCGCACTACACCTACGACACGCCGGCCTGA
- a CDS encoding NAD(P)H-dependent flavin oxidoreductase, giving the protein METELSQQLGIEHAIFGFTPFPEVAAAITRAGGFGVLGAVRYTAPDDLARDLDRLHKHADGKPYGLDVVMPAKKVEGVTEADVEAMIPEEHRGFVRELLTRYGVPELAEGEASGWRITGWMEEVARGQLDVAFDYPIKLLANALGSPPADVIQRAHDHGVLVAALAGSARHARRHAEAGIDVVVAQGYEAGGHTGEIGSMVLVPEVVEAVAPLPVLAAGGIGSGEQVAAGLALGAQGVWLGSLWLTTEEADLHSEALTAKLLAAGSGDTVRSRALTGKPARQLRTAWTDAWDDTAGPGTLPMPLQGLLVAEAVSRIQKYEVGELLGTPVGQIVGRMTSERSVRAVVDDLTRGFERAVTRINRIAGRSAT; this is encoded by the coding sequence ATGGAGACGGAGCTGAGCCAGCAACTGGGAATCGAGCACGCGATCTTCGGCTTCACGCCGTTCCCCGAGGTGGCCGCGGCCATCACCAGAGCGGGTGGCTTCGGCGTGCTCGGGGCCGTCCGCTACACCGCGCCCGACGACCTCGCGCGCGACCTCGACCGGCTGCACAAGCACGCCGACGGCAAGCCCTACGGCCTCGATGTCGTCATGCCCGCCAAGAAGGTCGAAGGCGTCACCGAGGCCGACGTCGAGGCGATGATCCCCGAGGAGCACCGCGGCTTCGTGCGGGAGCTCCTCACCCGCTACGGCGTGCCCGAACTCGCGGAGGGAGAGGCGTCCGGCTGGCGCATCACCGGCTGGATGGAGGAGGTCGCCCGGGGCCAGCTCGACGTGGCCTTCGACTACCCGATCAAGCTCCTCGCCAACGCCCTCGGCTCCCCGCCCGCCGACGTGATCCAACGGGCCCACGACCACGGGGTCCTCGTCGCCGCCCTGGCCGGAAGCGCCCGGCACGCCCGGCGGCACGCGGAGGCGGGCATCGACGTCGTCGTCGCCCAGGGGTACGAGGCGGGCGGCCACACCGGGGAGATCGGCTCCATGGTGCTGGTCCCCGAAGTCGTCGAGGCCGTCGCCCCGCTGCCCGTGCTCGCCGCCGGAGGAATCGGCAGCGGCGAACAGGTCGCCGCCGGGCTCGCCCTCGGCGCCCAGGGCGTCTGGCTCGGCTCCCTCTGGCTCACCACCGAGGAGGCAGACCTGCACTCGGAGGCCCTCACCGCCAAGCTGCTGGCCGCGGGTTCCGGCGACACCGTCCGCTCCCGCGCCCTCACCGGAAAGCCCGCCCGCCAGCTCCGTACCGCATGGACCGACGCCTGGGACGACACGGCCGGGCCGGGCACCCTGCCCATGCCGCTCCAGGGCCTGCTGGTCGCCGAGGCCGTGTCCCGGATCCAGAAGTACGAGGTGGGAGAGCTGCTCGGCACCCCCGTCGGGCAGATCGTCGGGCGGATGACCAGCGAACGCAGCGTGCGGGCCGTCGTCGACGACCTGACCCGCGGCTTCGAACGGGCTGTCACCCGCATCAACCGCATCGCCGGAAGGAGCGCCACGTGA